The Myxocyprinus asiaticus isolate MX2 ecotype Aquarium Trade chromosome 39, UBuf_Myxa_2, whole genome shotgun sequence genome window below encodes:
- the dnajc30b gene encoding dnaJ (Hsp40) homolog, subfamily C, member 30b codes for MAEVSCCVRTRANKLNAFKTLWIHYQYHHYHGRVTSPSSCTHMSDVSAAVCLSSESAGFFITDRSRAAMRMNQQTPVRFHCTLTQTRAFSWRRHDAPLYTNRSAYYDVLRVSPNATQAQIKSAYYKQSFIYHPDRNAGSEEASRRFALIAEAYSVLGSVALRRRYDRGELSHSDVQNAGRPSSSSSSSSSHMSNLHHHHHHQRTRRVSDASGKSMFDFDAFYQAHYGEQLQREKQMRHKRDQLQQQQREHFRNWKRGKMTEMTVGFLLVFGGVILMSLRS; via the coding sequence ATGGCGGAGGTCAGCTGCTGTGTGAGGACGCGAGCGAACAAACTCAACGCGTTCAAAACACTGTGGATACATTATCAATACCATCATTATCATGGCCGTGTGACGTCACCCAGCAGCTGTACACACATGAGTGACGTCAGTGCTGCAGTGTGTTTGAGTTCAGAGTCAGCGGGATTTTTTATAACTGATCGATCACGTGCTGCGATGAGAATGAATCAACAGACACCGGTCAGATTTCACTGCACACTGACGCAAACACGCGCGTTCAGCTGGCGGAGACACGACGCGCCGCTCTACACGAACAGAAGCGCGTATTACGACGTGCTGAGAGTCTCGCCGAACGCGACGCAAGCGCAGATCAAGAGCGCGTATTATAAACAGTCATTCATCTATCATCCGGACCGGAACGCGGGCAGTGAGGAGGCGTCGCGTCGCTTCGCGCTCATCGCTGAAGCGTACAGTGTGCTCGGGAGCGTCGCGCTCAGGAGGAGATATGACCGCGGTGAACTGTCGCACAGTGACGTGCAGAACGCGGGCAgaccttcatcatcatcatcatcatcatcatcacacatgtcaaacctccaccaccaccatcatcatcagaGAACGCGACGCGTGTCGGACGCCTCGGGGAAGTCTATGTTTGACTTTGACGCGTTCTATCAGGCTCATTACGGCGAGCAACTGCAGCGGGAGAAACAGATGAGACACAAACGAGATCAACTTCAGCAACAGCAGCGGGAACATTTCCGCAATTGGAAACGCGGGAAAATGACGGAAATGACGGTTGGATTTCTGCTGGTGTTTGGAGGCGTGATACTCATGAGCTTGAGATCGtga